In the Gemmatimonadaceae bacterium genome, one interval contains:
- a CDS encoding cytochrome c biogenesis protein CcdA — protein MTPPSIGLFVAFGAGLLSFLSPCVLPLIPSYVTFITGLSFDDVTARKRVALVHGLLFVLGFSLIFLALGATATVLGRVLFTQRDTITKVGGVIIIVFGLYLTGLLNIAFFARERRVHLADKPVGYLGTVLVGIAFGAGWTPCIGPILGSILIYASSEADLPRGLALLTAYSLGLAIPFILSALAVDRFMSFFQKFKKQMLWMQRAAGALMVVVGVLMLTNQFTILASWLQQFTPEFILERL, from the coding sequence GTGACACCTCCATCGATCGGCCTCTTCGTAGCATTTGGCGCCGGCCTCCTCAGCTTCCTTTCGCCGTGCGTCCTCCCGCTCATCCCGAGTTACGTCACGTTCATCACCGGGTTGAGCTTCGATGACGTGACCGCGCGCAAGCGCGTGGCGCTCGTGCACGGCCTCCTCTTCGTCCTCGGCTTCTCGCTCATCTTCCTTGCGCTGGGCGCCACGGCGACCGTTCTCGGCCGGGTCCTGTTCACGCAGCGCGACACGATCACCAAGGTGGGCGGGGTGATCATCATCGTCTTCGGTTTGTACCTGACGGGGCTCCTGAACATCGCCTTCTTCGCCCGGGAGCGCCGAGTGCACCTGGCGGACAAGCCCGTCGGCTACCTGGGCACCGTCCTCGTCGGTATCGCCTTCGGCGCCGGCTGGACCCCGTGCATCGGCCCCATCCTCGGCTCCATCCTCATCTACGCATCGAGCGAAGCCGACCTCCCCCGGGGGCTTGCCCTGCTCACCGCCTACTCGCTCGGACTTGCCATTCCCTTCATCCTGAGCGCCCTCGCCGTCGATCGCTTCATGTCCTTCTTCCAGAAGTTCAAGAAGCAGATGCTCTGGATGCAACGCGCCGCTGGCGCCCTGATGGTCGTCGTCGGCGTCCTGATGCTGACCAACCAGTTCACGATCCTGGCAAGCTGGCTGCAGCAGTTTACTCCCGAGTTCATCCTCGAGCGGTTGTAG
- a CDS encoding transcriptional repressor: MGHDAVVEAFTTYLRDHGLPVTAQRLAIADIMLRSERHLSADDVALELVRRESGIGLATVYRTIELLLRSGLLVERDFGEGFRRYEPARDVPHHEHLLCTVCGKVREFRDERLERMTTIVAESQGYARQRHRLVIYGVCDDCQRGTPSPGPSRIR; the protein is encoded by the coding sequence GTGGGCCACGACGCCGTAGTCGAGGCATTCACCACCTACCTGCGCGACCACGGCCTCCCCGTGACCGCGCAGCGCCTGGCGATCGCCGACATCATGCTCCGCTCCGAGCGCCACCTGTCGGCCGACGACGTCGCCCTCGAACTCGTCCGCCGCGAGAGCGGCATCGGCCTGGCGACGGTGTATCGAACCATCGAGCTCCTGCTGCGCAGTGGGCTCCTCGTCGAGCGCGACTTCGGCGAGGGGTTCCGCCGCTACGAGCCCGCGCGCGACGTCCCGCACCACGAGCACCTCCTGTGCACCGTCTGCGGCAAGGTCCGCGAGTTCCGTGACGAACGACTCGAGCGGATGACGACCATTGTCGCCGAGTCGCAGGGCTACGCCCGCCAGCGCCACCGCCTCGTCATCTACGGCGTCTGCGATGACTGCCAACGCGGCACCCCCTCGCCCGGGCCGTCGCGCATCCGATAG